The following are encoded together in the Syngnathus scovelli strain Florida chromosome 12, RoL_Ssco_1.2, whole genome shotgun sequence genome:
- the LOC125978916 gene encoding actin-related protein 2 yields MSPRLFRLLSSGLAWLPSGLAEEKLRGGSVATGALDRMDSHGRKVVVCDNGTGFVKCGYAGSNFPEHIFPALVGRPIIRSTAKVGNIEIKDLMVGDEASELRSMLEVNYPMENGIVRNWDDMKHLWDYTFGSEKLNIDTRNCKILLTEPPMNPTKNREKIIEMMFETYQFSGVYIAIQAVLTLYAQGLLTGVVVDSGDGVTHICPVYEGFSLPHLTRRLDIAGRDITRYLIKLLLLRGYAFNHSADFETVRMMKEKLCYVGYNIEQEQKLALETTVLVESYTLPDGRVIKVGGERFEAPEALFQPHLINVEGVGVAELLFNTIQAADIDTRPEFYKHIVLSGGSTMYPGLPSRLERELKQLYLERVLKGDVDKLSKFKIRIEDPPRRKHMVFLGGAVLADIMKDKDNFWLTREEYQEKGVRVLQKLGVTVR; encoded by the exons ATGAGCCCTCGTCTCTTCCGCCTCCTTTCGTCCGGGCTGGCGTGGCTTCCTTCCGGGCTTGCCGAAGAAAAGTTACGGGGAGGTTCAGTGGCAACCGGGGCTTTAGACAGAATGGACAGCCATGGACGGAAAGTGGTGGTGTGTGACAACGGCACCGGA tttgTCAAGTGCGGCTATGCTGGCTCCAACTTTCCAGAGCACATCTTCCCCGCCTTGGTGGGCAGGCCCATCATTCGCTCAACAGCCAAAGTGGGAAACATTGAGATCAAG GATTTGATGGTGGGGGACGAGGCCAGCGAGCTGCGCTCCATGCTGGAGGTCAACTACCCCATGGAGAACGGCATCGTGCGCAACTGGGACGACATGAAGCACCTGTGGGACTACACGTTCGGGTCCGAGAAGCTCAACATCGACACGCGCAACTGCAAGATCCTCCTCACCGAGCCCCCCATGAATCCCACCAAGAACCGGGAGAAGATCATCGAG ATGATGTTCGAGACGTACCAGTTCTCAGGCGTCTACATCGCCATTCAAGCCGTGCTGACGCTGTACGCTCAAG GCCTTCTGACCGGCGTGGTGGTGGACTCTGGCGACGGCGTGACGCACATCTGTCCCGTGTATGAAGGATTCAGCCTGCCACACTTGACCAGACGTCTGGACATCGCCGGGCGGGATATCACCCGCTACCTCATCAAG TTGCTGCTTCTGCGAGGCTACGCCTTCAACCACTCGGCCGACTTTGAGACAGTGCGCATGATGAAGGAGAAGCTGTGCTATGTGGGCTACAACATAGAGCAGGAGCAGAAGCTGGCGCTGGAGACCACCGTGTTGGTGGAGTCCTACACG CTCCCAGACGGCCGTGTGATCAAGGTGGGCGGCGAGCGTTTCGAGGCGCCCGAGGCCCTCTTCCAGCCTCACCTCATCAACGTGGAGGGCGTGGGCGTGGCCGAGCTACTCTTCAACACCATCCAGGCAGCTGACATCGACACCAG GCCCGAGTTCTACAAGCACATTGTGCTGTCGGGAGGTTCCACCATGTACCCGGGGCTGCCCTCGCGACTGGAGAGGGAGCTCAAGCAGCTGTATCTGGAACGTGTGCTCAAGGGGGATGTGGATAAACTATCG AAATTCAAGATCCGCATCGAAGACCCTCCCAGGCGGAAGCACATGGTGTTCCTGGGCGGGGCGGTACTAGCTGACATAATGAAGGACAAGGACAACTTCTGGCTCACCCGCGAGGAGTACCAGGAGAAGGGGGTGCGCGTTCTGCAAAAGCTGGGTGTCACTGTcagataa
- the LOC125978919 gene encoding aftiphilin: MEPDILTDQRPATSLDDDIKEAGSDKEEFRGFSPGLVVSAIPASHLKCNFLHQVEPPGGPLLPLTNGIRHTPEEEAGFADFAVFAEQTTHPWCCGFSGATTPSIGLREARDIIMDSEPASSHHRLHLRTQNVPQMPPTCDDQDSLLMEEPSEGSEPNVSSLTSYGDHTDDDDDDRMVEDRCAASQETCPTSKQSSQFLPDNSRGPPSLPPSESFADFCSAATQQDGGEKWADFKDQSNHTQQLLQVSFPETVGKEEKEEEEVPSLEALLHPQHQPVCEEDTFERPRTVLWLPHQDVHCAAGLKFRWGTSHAKRTLLRCLGVVSGNMESRKDCYLGHTYKTQTLNQLNAAKEKPRT; encoded by the exons ATGGAGCCAGACATCCTGACTGATCAACGCCCAGCAACTTCATTGGACGATGACATCAAGGAGGCGGGATCAGACAAGGAAGAGTTCCGGGGATTCTCTCCTGGCCTCGTCGTTTCCGCTATTCCGGCGTCCCACCTCAAGTGCAACTTTCTTCACCAAGTGGAACCGCCTGGAGGGCCGCTTTTGCCCCTTACTAACGGGATCCGCCACACCCCTGAGGAGGAGGCCGGATTTGCCGATTTTGCCGTATTTGCGGAGCAGACGACCCACCCGTGGTGTTGCGGCTTCTCGGGTGCTACGACACCCTCGATTGGGCTGAGGGAAGCACGAGACATCATCATGGACTCCGAACCCGCATCATCCCACCACCGCCTTCATCTCAGGACTCAGAATGTTCCTCAAATGCCCCCCACCTGTGATGATCAGGACTCCCTCTTGATGGAAGAACCGTCCGAGGGCTCGGAACCCAACGTGTCCTCGCTTACCTCCTACGGGGATCAcaccgatgatgacgatgatgatcgcATGGTCGAGGACAGGTGTGCTGCATCTCAGGAAACATGTCCTACCTCCAAGCAGTCCTCGCAATTCCTTCCCGACAACTCCCGGGGTCCGCCGAGTCTTCCACCGAGTGAAAGCTTTGCAGACTTCTGCTCAGCCGCTACGCAGCAAGATGGCGGTGAAAAGTGGGCTGACTTTAAAGACCAGAGCAACCACACGCAACAA CTCCTCCAGGTGTCATTTCCTGAGACTGTGGGCAAGGAagagaaagaggaagaggaggtgccCAGCTTGGAAGCACTGCTTCATCCTCAACATCAACCTGTCTGTGAGGAAGACACATTTGAGCG TCCCCGGACTGTCTTGTGGCTCCCTCACCAGGACGTGCACTGCGCCGCAGGCCTGAAGTTCCGATGGGGCACCTCCCACGCCAAGAGGACTCTGCTCAGGTGTCTCGGTGTAGTTTCCGGGAACATG gAGTCCAGGAAGGACTGTTATCTGGGGCACACCTACAAAACCCAAACACTCAATCAACTCAATGCTGCAA AGGAGAAGCCCAGGACTTAA
- the slc16a12b gene encoding monocarboxylate transporter 12-B, with the protein MAVSAQEKARPGRGQATEEGGWGWMVVAACFLATICIRAVTRCVSLFFVEFQLHFERDYSTTAWIHSLIDCTTMLCAPLGGFLGNRLSCRATVMLGGLLSSVGLVISCFASSLEHLYVSLGILTGLGFALSYTPSIAMVGRYFSKRKALAYGIAQSGSGIGTFILAPVVQLLIERYSWRGAMLVLGGIVSNLCVCGALMRPVVESSQKQRMPDESNKEKEETKEVPTKMPEISTLGYSEGLLIANRALRNCQLENNKLAKVDKLAQANMLAFMSSGPDARITDHKLAECLLLSNTLTAALLEEVAETKLASTVESRNLCNKMAAAKTEVVLSEPLVKTNVPRDRCYCLQPGEDFGFLVAPDFLVLCLSFLFLAYGCSTPVVYLVPYALSIGVEQKQAAFIMSIFGISGIVGNITFGWITDRKCLKRYRMLSYMLAIAVEGLSCLWVPLLHSFAPLTMFAVVYGYFDGAYVALIPVVTSDAVGSAYLTSALGMVYFLHAVPYLVSPPIGGWLVDMTENYTATFFVSGASYICSAAILAAAILVRRARRSGPKELCSKFATTTSTVCHHDII; encoded by the exons ATGGCTGTCAGCGCGCAGGAGAAGGCTCGCCCGGGCCGCGGCCAGGCGACCGAAGAGGGCGGCTGGGGGTGGATGGTTGTTGCGGCCTGCTTCCTTGCAACCATCTGCATACGTGCAGTCACCAG ATGTGTTTCCTTGTTCTTCGTGGAGTTTCAGCTGCACTTTGAGCGAGATTATTCCACCACGGCctggatccacagcctcattgaTTGCACCACTATGCTCTGCG CACCTCTGGGTGGTTTCCTTGGCAACCGCCTATCATGCAGAGCCACAGTGATGCTGGGGGGCCTCTTGTCCTCGGTGGGTCTGGTCATCAGCTGCTTCGCCTCCAGTCTGGAACATCTCTACGTCTCGCTGGGCATCCTCACAG gtttgggCTTTGCTCTGAGCTACACTCCTTCCATCGCCATGGTTGGCCGCTACTTCAGCAAGAGGAAAGCTTTGGCGTACGGCATCGCCCAGTCTG GCAGCGGCATCGGGACCTTCATCCTGGCTCCGGTAGTTCAGCTGCTCATCGAACGTTACTCGTGGAGGGGGGCCATGCTGGTCTTGGGGGGCATTGTTTccaacttgtgtgtgtgtggagcctTGATGAGGCCGGTGGTGGAGTCCAGCCAGAAGCAAAG GATGCCAGATGAATCCAACAAGGAAAAAGAAGAAACCAAAGAAGTCCCAACAAAGATGCCAGAAATCAGCACGCTCGGCTACAGTGAAGGACTACTGATTGCTAACAGAGCGCTGAGAAACTGCCAACTGGAGAACAACAAGCTAGCCAAGGTTGACAAGCTAGCTCAGGCTAACATGCTAGCCTTTATGTCCAGCGGGCCCGATGCCAGGATAACGGATCACAAGCTAGCAGAGTGCCTTTTACTTAGCAACACGCTAACGGCAGCCTTGCTCGAGGAGGTAGCCGAGACAAAGCTCGCTAGCACTGTGGAGAGTCGTAACTTGTGcaacaaaatggctgccgcAAAGACGGAAGTCGTCCTTTCTGAACCGTTGGTGAAAACTAACGTCCCAAGAGATCGTTGTTATTGCCTCCAGCCAGGAGAGGACTTTGGCTTCCTAGTAGCTCCGGACTTCCTGGTTTTGTGCCTGTCCTTCTTGTTCCTGGCATATGGCTGCAGTACTCCTGTGGTCTACCTGGTCCCTTATGCCCTTAGTATAGGGGTAGAGCAAAAGCAGGCCGCCTTCATTATGTCCATTTTTGGAATCAGCGGCATTGTGGGTAACATTACCTTTGGTTGGATCACAGACAGGAA GTGTCTGAAACGGTACCGTATGCTAAGCTACATGCTAGCGATAGCAGTAGAAGGCCTGAGCTGCCTGTGGGTTCCACTCCTCCACTCCTTCGCCCCGCTGACCATGTTCGCCGTGGTCTACGGTTACTTTGACGGTGCTTATGTGGCACTCATCCCTGTGGTCACTTCGGACGCCGTGGGCTCCGCTTACCTTACCTCAGCCCTCGGCATGGTCTACTTCCTGCATGCTGTGCCTTACCTCGTCAGCCCACCCATAGGCG GTTGGTTGGTGGACATGACTGAAAACTACACAGCGACTTTCTTTGTCAGTGGTGCTTCCTACATTTGCAGCGCTGCCATTCTAGCGGCGGCCATATTGGTCCGACGGGCCCGTCGGTCAGGACCAAAGGAGCTCTGCTCAAAATTTGCCACCACCACCTCCACTGTGTGTCATCACGATATCATCTAA